The Aquila chrysaetos chrysaetos chromosome 6, bAquChr1.4, whole genome shotgun sequence genome window below encodes:
- the TMEM52 gene encoding transmembrane protein 52 — protein MAGYLLSCLRRGRPQSADLGLPAGSVRCPPVRGSGAAAARRPCFPAGAWNRLHRGTPLSRCPQNMSNWTSLWYVWLILLTVFLLLLCGITASCIKCCCRKKRLPVETFPRHPCDLTVTATDSDSTAHSTVTSYSSLQYPLSAPIPSIFMDMDKNTLSPPAYSLYAMDLPPSYDEAVQTGKQYIEVAQISQKLNDIPGQMTPGGLSPIQYSPDTINGDPATQTTSENSEDATQEQPRL, from the exons ATGGCGGGTTATTTATTGAGCTGCctgcggcgggggcggccccaGAGCGCGGACCTCGGGCTCCCCGCGGGCTCCGTGCGGTGTCCCCCCGTGCGAGGGTCGGGCGCTGCGGCCGCT cggcggccctgCTTCCCCGCGGGCGCCTGGAACCGGCTGCACCGCGGGACTCCGCTAAGCAG ATGCCCTCAGAACATGTCTAATTGGACAAGTCTGTGGTATGTCTG GTTAATCTTGCTGACTGtgttcctgctcctgctctgtggGATCACAGCAAGCTGCATCAAATGCTGCTGCCGGAAGAAGAGGCTTCCAGTTGAGACCTTCCCTAGGCACCCTTGTGATTTGACAGTTACTGCTACTGACAGTGACAGCACTGCCCATAGCACAGTGACCT CATATAGCTCGTTGCAGTACCCTCTAAGTGCCCCTATTCCTTCGATATTTATGGATATGGATAAGAACactctctcccctccagcttACAGTCTCTATGCAATGGACTTGCCACCTTCTTATGATGAAGCTGTCCAAACGGGTAAACAATACATTGAAGTAGCACAGATAAGCCAGAAACTCAATGACATCCCTGGACAGATGACACCAGGTGGGCTGAGTCCCATCCAGTATTCACCTGATACAATCAACGGAGATCCAGCAACACAGACaacttcagaaaattcagaagaTGCAACACAAGAACAGCCACGGCTCTGA